The nucleotide sequence ATACATTCCGGCAAATTTTAACCAAGGATGTTCAGATTTTATTGCTGGATGAGTTGATGTTGAAGGCTGAGAAAGCGATCGCATAATTAAAAAATCGACAAATAGATCAACTTCCTGCACCAGCGCTTCTGGTAATTGCTGAATTTTGGCAATGGTTTTCTGATGTAAACTCATCTGCTTATACTTCAATATTAAAATATTAGCCCGCGCAGGCGGGCTTTGTTCGTATAGCCCCACCCTTCAGGGTGTGGGATCTTGAGGGTGTAGAATCTTCAGGGCGCTTGATACCCCAACTCCCTCGCCTTTTGAAAATCCGCCGCCGCTTGTTGCTCATTGCCCAACTTACCATAACACTCGCCGCGTTTGTCGTAAATATAAGCATTAGGATAAAAGCGAAGAACTTCGTTAAAATCATCAATCGCTCGATAGTATTGTTTTAGTTCAATAAAAGCAAGTCCTCTATCATAATAGGCTTTGAAATTTTGAGGATAGATTTGAATGGATCTCGTTAAAATAGCAATACCGGTTTTCCATTCTTTGGCTTTAAGTTTCTCAACAGCTTTCTGATACAACTCATTAGATCCGATCTGAGGATTAAAGATATATTTATCACAGGTTTCACAAGCTTGTTTTTCTTCTTCGGTTTGGGGGTTTTTGAAAATAGGATAGTAACGTAATTGATGACAGCAGACTTCTAGCCAACTGCGCCAACTCCCTCGCCACAGCCGCACAGTTTTATCATCACTCCCACTGACAATAATTTCCCCATCTGGGCTAAAAGCCACTGAGTTGACCCGATTTTCATGTCCACGAAAAGGAGCAGCTATCGGGTTGCCCTGTTTATCCCACAGCCGCACTGTTTTATCCTCACTCCCACTGACAATCATTTCCCCATCACGACTAAAGGCCACTGAGGTGACAGGATTTTCATGTCCTCTCAAAGGTTCACCGATAGGGTTGCCCTTTTTATCCCATAGTCGCACTGTTTTATCCTCACTCCCACTGACAATCATTTCCCCATCACGACTAAAGGCCACTGAGGTGACACCATTTTCATGTCCTCTTAAAGGTTCACCGATGGGGTTGCCTTTTTTATCCCACAGCCACACTGTTTTATCCTTACTCCCACTGGTAATCATTTCCCCGTCTGGACTAAAGGCTACTGAGGTGACAATTCTTTTATGTCCACGAAAAGGTTCAGCAATAGGGTTGCCTTTTTTATCCCACAGCCGTACTGTTTTATCCTGACTTGCACTGACAATCATTTCCCCGTCTGGACTAAAAGCTACTGAGGTGACACCTCTTTCATGTCCTCTTAAAGGTTCAGCAATAGGGTTGCCTTTTTTATCCCACAACCGCACTGTATCATCCTGACTTCCAGTGACAATCATTTCCCCGTCTGGACTAAAAGCTACTGAGGTGACAATTCTTTTATGTCCACGAAAAGGTTCAGCTAAGGGGTTGCCCTGTTTATCCCACAGCCGCACAGTTCCATCCCTACTCCCACTGACAATTATCCCCCCTTCGGTTTGGGGGAGCGGACTAAAAGCTACTGAGGTGACATAACTTTCATGTCCACGAAAAGGTTCAGCTATCGGGTTGCCCTGTTTATCCCACAGCCGCACTGTTTCATCTTCACTCCCACTGACAATCATTTCTCCATCTGAACTAAAAGCCACTGAGGTGACCCAATTTTCATGTCCAATAAAAGGTTCAGCTATAAGGTTGCCCTGTTTATCCCACAGCCGCACAGTTTTATCCCAACTCCCACTGACAATCATTTCCCCATCTGAACTAAAAGCCACTGAGGTGACATAATCTTCATGTCCACGAAAAGGTTCAGCTATAAGGTTGCCCTGTTTATCCCACAGCCGCACAGTTTTATCCCAACTCCCACTGACAATCATTTCCCCATCTGAACTAAATGCCACTGAGGTGACATAACTTTCATGTCCACGAAAAGGTTCAGCTATAAGGTTGCCCTGTTTATCCCACAGCCGCACTGTGTCATCCCAACTCCCACTGACAATCATTTCCCCATCTGAACTAAAAGCCACTGAGTTGACAATACTTTCATGTACCTTGAAAGGATCAGCAATAGGGCTGCCTTTTTTATCCCACAGCCGCACTGTATCATCCCCACTCCCACTGACAATCATTTCCCCATCCGGACTAAACGCCACTGATTCGACAGTGCTTTCATGTCCTCTCAAAGGTTCAGCTATCGGATTGCCCTTTTTATCCCACAGCCGCACTGTATTATCCCAACTCCCACTGACAATCATTTCCCCATCACGACTAAACGCCACTGATTCGACAGTGCTTTCATGTCCTCTCAAAGGTTCAGCTATCGGATTGCCCTTTTTATCCCACAGCCGCACTGTATTATCCCAACTCCCACTGACAATCATTTCCCCATCACGACTAAAGGCTACTGAAGTCACACCTCTTTCATGTCCGCAAAAGGGAATAGACTTTTTAACTCTTTCCATCACTAAATATAAATTCCTCTGAACAGGAGTAAAAATCTCATGAGGTGCTTTATCCAGATTCTCTCCTATGGCTTGAATCGCCAAAACAAGCGGCGCTAAAGTTTGGGAAGTCAACAAAATCTCTACCCTTGCCGCCTTTTCCCTCAATCTTGACTCAGTTAAAGCAAGATCTAACCGTTCAATTTGCTCTTGTTTTTCCCTGACTACCCGTTCACTCTCAGCAATACTCGCCGCCACAAACTCATCTACTTCTACCCCTAAATCTCTAAAAGCGCCTTCTTGTTGAAACTCCCGTACTCGTGCTAACTTTGACCCACTCCAGAGTTCATCGGATGCCTTATCGGTGTTGCGTAATTCATACCAGAGTTTAGCATCATCGATCAAGCGCTTCCGCAAGATAATAATATCTTCTTTTTCCTTGACCAAATCCTGTAACACAGACCAACTTCTTAACAGCGCTTCGTGAGCAACTTCTACTGTTTCCTGTTCTTTCCCACTCACCAACAAGCGATTATCAATCAACTTATTTAAAGCGCTTTCTAACTCCTTCCCATCCCGAAACTTAGACAAATTCACGCGGCGACTTACGGGTTCATTTCCTGCAATATCCACCAGTTCAATAAATATTTGTTTTGCCGCTTCTTGTTCTTCTTTTGTCAGTTCTGATGAATAAATTTTATCTGCCTGCTGTTGTAAAGCGCCTGCTACCCCATCAATAGCATTATAAGTCTTAGATTTTAACTCTCGATTTTGCTCTTGAATCTTTTCTTGTTGCCACAACAACTTAAGGGTATATTGCAACAGAGGTAAACAACCCGCCTGTTGTTTAAAATCATCAATAATTTGGTCAACTAAATTTTTCTCAAACGTTACCCCATTTCGTGCCGTCGGTTCAGCAATAGCTGACCTCAACTCTCCGTCACTCATATCCGTCAAGAGAATATTCTTCTTTTCAATGTAGTGAACCAATAGCGGATACTTACTCAGTCTGCCATAAAAATCAGACCGCATCGTCATGATTAGTTTAAGGGTTGTATCTTCTCCTTTTTCCCCCAATAACTGAACCAAACTACTGACAAATCTATCCCGCACTAATTCAGGAGTAAGGGTAAATAACTCCTCAAACTGATCGATAAACAGCAACCACCCCCTATCTTTTTTTAAATTATTAACGACTTTGATTAATGTTTCTGCCGCTTCTTCTCGTGCTAACTTTGCTTGAGACTGCGGATAACGGGATAACAAGCGCCCATAAAGAGACTCAAAAGGATTTTCATCAGGAACAAAAGTTAAATTAATAAACCCTTCTAACCCGGGTTTATCCGTCAACTGAGGAATTACCCCCGCCTGAATTAGGGAAGATTTACCACTACCTGATTGCCCCAACAATAACAATAGATTATGCTGTTCTAAATGAGTCAGGAGTTTTTTAATAAATTCATCTCGTCCAAAAAATTTATCTTTATCTTCGGGTTTGAATTTTTCTAGTCCTAAATAGGGACATCCTAGAATAAGGGGACGTTGATGAATGTTTTCTGGTGGCTGCTGATAAATAAAAGTTTGATGAATGGTTGATTCTTGAATTTTATAAGCTCCAACACCTGTAACATCCCGTCCCACATTAACATTATTTTCTGAACCTGGGTTACTCATGGCAACATTTAACTAATATCACCTTGATTAATAGTTGAGCCGCTTATGTTGTATCCCGCAACCCCTTTAACACCACCCTCTATATTAATATTACCTCCTGGTGTCTCTTGGGGTTTTAACTGCTGTAATAACTCCTGTGCTTTTTTGATAATTTCCTCATCTTTATCAACTTCTGCCTCAACTAATTCATCTTTCAAAAGTTCTTTGACTGCCTCGGGTTTCTTCTCTAATTTGTCTAATAAATAACCCGCATCTGCTTTACCTTTACTTTCTAACTTTTTTTTGATGAAATCTTTTAATGCCTTGTAAAGATCGCCAGCTACTTCTCCCGCCGGTTTAGCCGCACCGGCTATCAGTGCTGAAACAATAACATCAATTGCCATAATTTCCTCGAAATCAAAATCAAAAGAGCTTCATTATCCATCATAGCTCAACTATACTTAAGAGAGAGGACAACAATTAACATAAATTAAAAAATATTTATATAAAAAAATAACTCAAACCCAACAAAAAACATGACAAAACCACAAGATAAAAATACAAATATCTCTAAACTGACAAAAAAATTAACTCATCTACGTAACCTGAGCAACTTATTAGATAATGCCATTCTCATACCCGGGACATCCTACCGTATAGGCATAGATCCCATAATCGGATTAATCCCCGGAGCCGGAGACTATTTAGGAACAGCCTTATCCGCTTATATCGTCATCCAAGCCGCCTTAATGGGAGCCTCCAAACCCACCTTATCCAAAATGGCATTAAACATAATTTTAGACACCTTAGTGGGCACAGTACCCATATTAGGAGACTTTGTTGATGTAACCTGGAAAGCCAACACAAAAAACCTAGAACTCCTAGAAGAAAACCTCCACCTTACCCAACCGAGAAAAACAACAGACTGGCTATATATCATCCTATTAATAATAATAATCTTTCTCGTACTAGCTGCCACAACCGCCCTATTTTTATTCCTCCTGCAACTAATTTGGCGGCTAATCAATCACCAATAAAAGCCCCAAAACAGTAAAATATAAACTTGAACTCAAACCCCATCCCCCCATGAACAAACCCTCTTTGCACTCTCTTTGCCGCTTGGCGGCTTGGCGCGAAATAAAAACCCCTTTTCTCCTAGCACTCTCACTCATCATCAGCCTAAACATTGCCCCCAAAACCACCTCAACCGAACAACCCCCAATCATCACCCAACAGCAACAAAACGAACAGCAAAAAGACTTTCAACAACTGATTAACTATGCAGCAACCCATCAACTAAATAACAAATCGATGGGACAAATCATGCAAGCAATAGCTCATCAACTCCTCGGTTCACAATACAAAGCCGGCTTACTCGAACAAACCCCCGAAGAAAGCTTATTTATATCACTAAAACAATTTGACTGTCTATTATTTGTGGAAACAGTCCTAGCTCTTTCCCGAAATATTGCCCAACAAGATTACACTTATCCCACCTTTACCCATCATATCCAAGACACACGCTACCGCCAAGGAAAACTCGACGGATATTGCAGCCGCTTACACTACTTTTCTGAGTGGATAGAAGACAATCAAAAGCGAGGAAATATTCAAAATATCACCGCATCTTTAGGCGGAATTCCCCTCAAGAAAACCCTAAACTTTATGAGTACCCATCGCCAAGCTTACCGGCAACTGAAAAGCCATACCAACTATGAATGTATTCTCCAAGTGGAAAAGAATTTAGAAAGTTTAAAAATTCGCTATATTCCTCAACCTCAAATCCGACAAATTTATAACCAACTCCAACCCGGAGATATTATCGGAGTCGCTACAAATTTGAGTGGTTTAGATGTCACTCATACCGGCTTAGTGTATCGTTTTCCTAATGGAAAAATCGGCTTTATTCATGCTTCTCCTGCCGGCCAAGTGACCATTGCGGCTGATTTACAGCAATACATAAAAAATGTTAACCATGCCGTCGGTATTATTGTCGCCCGTCCCCTAAAAAATTAATTCTGTTCATTCTGATTTTGCCCTAAAAGATCTTGTAACTTAATCTTCGCTAACTCAAAATTCGGCTCAATTTCTAGCGCTTTATGGTAAGAAGCGATGGCTTCTTCATTGCGTCCCATATTTTCTAGCGTAAAGCCCCGGTTATACCAACCTTGATAATAATCTTCTTGTAATTCGATCAGCTTATCCCAACAAACTAGACAATCTTCCCAACGTTGGAGACTAAATAAAACACTGCCGCGAGAATTCCAGATTTGAGGGTCATCGGCATCCAATTCAAGGGCTTTATTGATGCTTTCTAACGCTTCGTCTAACCTTCCTAAATAAGCCAAAGCACTACTCCGATTATGCCAAGCTTCTGCCAAATCCGGGTCTAGGGCTAGGGCTTGGTCCCAAGAAGCGATCGCCCCTTCCCAGTCAGCCATCTCGGCTTGCTGTACTCCTCGTTGGAACCACTCGTCTACGCTTGAGGGTTCTTGAGTGGGGTATTCCTGATTTTGAACTTGTTGAAATTGCTCGATCAACACATTGACAATTTCTTGAGGGTCGTTTGTCTGTATTCCCAACTGTTGAGCCAAGGTTTGAGCAAGATTAGAGTCATGCTGTAAACGTTCTAATAATTCGTCTATGGTTAACGCTTCTGGTGGTGGGTTAGGGATAGTATCTTCGGAAGCGTCTATGCTCATTTGGGGTTGTAATGAGATCACAGGGGCAGAAGTTTTCATCTCTGTTTGAGATGTATCTGGGCCATCATATTCCCAGACGCTATTTTTTTGGTTTTTATTATAGAGTTCTCTGCCAATGCGATAAGATGTTTCCCCGATCAGTTGTATTTTCGGGATGGTCTGCGCTAATTCTCCTAAACGCAGCATACGAGCGGCTAATAATTGATTTGGGGCCGAGGAAGACAAGACCTTTTCGCCAAAACGTTCTAGCCAGACGGCCCATTTCTTTTGTTTTCCCTGTTCCCCCAGATTATTAAAAAACTTAACGATTCGTCCTTCATGCCACCCATGACCGATCCCTTCCATTAGCTGCATGAACAAAAATTCATAATCGGTATCTGTCAGTGGCGGGGCAGACTCCCCTTGATCGGTTCTTCTCCTTACAGACAAAGAAGAAGAAGGTCCTATAGACCTTGAGCCAAACAGTTGCCCAAAGAAGCTTGTAATCCACTGCCAAATCCGCCTGAATAGTCCCTGCATTCTTTTTTGATTTTGATTGCTATCCGATTAGAGTTACTCTACTTAATTAGTTTAGCGGTTAACTGTGCTTTTCTTCTGGAGGGGTGACCTTATATTCTTCAATCCGGCACCATTTTATTGACAAGAGTTACTAATAGTCTTACCGAATTTACTCATCAGGGGTCACTTTCTGTAATAATTTAGAACGGTGTCGTAAATTTTTTTTAAGACTGACCATCACCATTGTGCTGATAATATTACTATGCTTGCCTTCTGAGGCCAGCAAAAATAAGAAAATCTCAGACAGGGATTTTCAGACAATTTACAAAAGTTAACAATTAACGTGTAATTATGGCTCAAATGTCCGGCTCGGCTGATGTTCCCGATATGGGTCGTCGCCAATTCATGAACCTTCTAACCTTTGGTACCATCACAGGCATTGCGGCAGGGGCCCTCTATCCTGTGGTGAAGTATTTTATTCCGCCTTCTAGTGGTGGGGCTGGGGGTGGACTCACCGCTAAAGACGCTCTAGGTAATGACATTATTGTCAGTGAGTATCTCAGTACCCATAAAGAAGGCGAGCGCTCTTTGGCCCAAGGACTCAAAGGTGATCCCACCTATATTGTGGTAACCCAAGAAAAAACCATTGCCGACTATGGGATCAACGCGGTTTGTACTCACCTCGGCTGTGTGGTTCCTTGGAATGCCAGCGAAGAAAAATTTATCTGTCCTTGT is from Gloeothece verrucosa PCC 7822 and encodes:
- a CDS encoding DUF2281 domain-containing protein, which codes for MSLHQKTIAKIQQLPEALVQEVDLFVDFLIMRSLSQPSTSTHPAIKSEHPWLKFAGMYENNPLFEEVLNEIENYRQQLDQQEEK
- a CDS encoding AAA family ATPase, which codes for MSNPGSENNVNVGRDVTGVGAYKIQESTIHQTFIYQQPPENIHQRPLILGCPYLGLEKFKPEDKDKFFGRDEFIKKLLTHLEQHNLLLLLGQSGSGKSSLIQAGVIPQLTDKPGLEGFINLTFVPDENPFESLYGRLLSRYPQSQAKLAREEAAETLIKVVNNLKKDRGWLLFIDQFEELFTLTPELVRDRFVSSLVQLLGEKGEDTTLKLIMTMRSDFYGRLSKYPLLVHYIEKKNILLTDMSDGELRSAIAEPTARNGVTFEKNLVDQIIDDFKQQAGCLPLLQYTLKLLWQQEKIQEQNRELKSKTYNAIDGVAGALQQQADKIYSSELTKEEQEAAKQIFIELVDIAGNEPVSRRVNLSKFRDGKELESALNKLIDNRLLVSGKEQETVEVAHEALLRSWSVLQDLVKEKEDIIILRKRLIDDAKLWYELRNTDKASDELWSGSKLARVREFQQEGAFRDLGVEVDEFVAASIAESERVVREKQEQIERLDLALTESRLREKAARVEILLTSQTLAPLVLAIQAIGENLDKAPHEIFTPVQRNLYLVMERVKKSIPFCGHERGVTSVAFSRDGEMIVSGSWDNTVRLWDKKGNPIAEPLRGHESTVESVAFSRDGEMIVSGSWDNTVRLWDKKGNPIAEPLRGHESTVESVAFSPDGEMIVSGSGDDTVRLWDKKGSPIADPFKVHESIVNSVAFSSDGEMIVSGSWDDTVRLWDKQGNLIAEPFRGHESYVTSVAFSSDGEMIVSGSWDKTVRLWDKQGNLIAEPFRGHEDYVTSVAFSSDGEMIVSGSWDKTVRLWDKQGNLIAEPFIGHENWVTSVAFSSDGEMIVSGSEDETVRLWDKQGNPIAEPFRGHESYVTSVAFSPLPQTEGGIIVSGSRDGTVRLWDKQGNPLAEPFRGHKRIVTSVAFSPDGEMIVTGSQDDTVRLWDKKGNPIAEPLRGHERGVTSVAFSPDGEMIVSASQDKTVRLWDKKGNPIAEPFRGHKRIVTSVAFSPDGEMITSGSKDKTVWLWDKKGNPIGEPLRGHENGVTSVAFSRDGEMIVSGSEDKTVRLWDKKGNPIGEPLRGHENPVTSVAFSRDGEMIVSGSEDKTVRLWDKQGNPIAAPFRGHENRVNSVAFSPDGEIIVSGSDDKTVRLWRGSWRSWLEVCCHQLRYYPIFKNPQTEEEKQACETCDKYIFNPQIGSNELYQKAVEKLKAKEWKTGIAILTRSIQIYPQNFKAYYDRGLAFIELKQYYRAIDDFNEVLRFYPNAYIYDKRGECYGKLGNEQQAAADFQKARELGYQAP
- a CDS encoding DUF4112 domain-containing protein, producing MTKPQDKNTNISKLTKKLTHLRNLSNLLDNAILIPGTSYRIGIDPIIGLIPGAGDYLGTALSAYIVIQAALMGASKPTLSKMALNIILDTLVGTVPILGDFVDVTWKANTKNLELLEENLHLTQPRKTTDWLYIILLIIIIFLVLAATTALFLFLLQLIWRLINHQ
- a CDS encoding N-acetylmuramoyl-L-alanine amidase-like domain-containing protein, which encodes MNKPSLHSLCRLAAWREIKTPFLLALSLIISLNIAPKTTSTEQPPIITQQQQNEQQKDFQQLINYAATHQLNNKSMGQIMQAIAHQLLGSQYKAGLLEQTPEESLFISLKQFDCLLFVETVLALSRNIAQQDYTYPTFTHHIQDTRYRQGKLDGYCSRLHYFSEWIEDNQKRGNIQNITASLGGIPLKKTLNFMSTHRQAYRQLKSHTNYECILQVEKNLESLKIRYIPQPQIRQIYNQLQPGDIIGVATNLSGLDVTHTGLVYRFPNGKIGFIHASPAGQVTIAADLQQYIKNVNHAVGIIVARPLKN
- a CDS encoding tetratricopeptide repeat protein; the encoded protein is MQGLFRRIWQWITSFFGQLFGSRSIGPSSSLSVRRRTDQGESAPPLTDTDYEFLFMQLMEGIGHGWHEGRIVKFFNNLGEQGKQKKWAVWLERFGEKVLSSSAPNQLLAARMLRLGELAQTIPKIQLIGETSYRIGRELYNKNQKNSVWEYDGPDTSQTEMKTSAPVISLQPQMSIDASEDTIPNPPPEALTIDELLERLQHDSNLAQTLAQQLGIQTNDPQEIVNVLIEQFQQVQNQEYPTQEPSSVDEWFQRGVQQAEMADWEGAIASWDQALALDPDLAEAWHNRSSALAYLGRLDEALESINKALELDADDPQIWNSRGSVLFSLQRWEDCLVCWDKLIELQEDYYQGWYNRGFTLENMGRNEEAIASYHKALEIEPNFELAKIKLQDLLGQNQNEQN
- the petC gene encoding cytochrome b6-f complex iron-sulfur subunit; translated protein: MAQMSGSADVPDMGRRQFMNLLTFGTITGIAAGALYPVVKYFIPPSSGGAGGGLTAKDALGNDIIVSEYLSTHKEGERSLAQGLKGDPTYIVVTQEKTIADYGINAVCTHLGCVVPWNASEEKFICPCHGSQYNAEGKVVRGPAPLSLALVHADVTQDDKVVFTPWTETDFRTNEDPWWA